GGCCACTGGTTCGCCTCCGCCAGCAGCACCGTGTCCGGGTAACTGGCGTCGATCTCCTTCCGGACCCGCTTGAGGAAGTCGTGGGTGGCCGGAAGGTTTTCGCAGTTGGTGCCCTCCTGCTGGTAGAGGTACGGCACCGCGTCCAGCCGGAATCCGTCGATGCCGAGGTCCAGCCAGAACCGGAGTGCGGAGATCATCTCCTCCTGGACAGCCGGGTTCTCGTAGTTCAGATCCGGCTGATGGGAGAAGAAGCGATGCCAGTAGTACTGCTTGCGGACCGGGTCGAAGGTCCAGTTGGAGGCCTCGGTGTCGACGAAGATGATCCGCGCGTCCTGGAACTGTTTGTCGTCGTCGGCCCAGACGTAGTAGTCGCCGTACGGTCCGTCGGGGTTGTTCCTCGACTCCTGGAACCACGGGTGCTGGTCGCTGGTGTGGTTCATGACGAAGTCGATGATCACACGCATGCCGCGCTGGTGGGTGGCGTCCACGAACTCCACGAAGTCGGCGAGGTCACCGAATTCGGGCAGTACGGCGGTGTAGTCGGAGACGTCGTATCCGCCGTCCCTCAGGGGTGACTTGAAGAACGGCGGCAGCCACAGGCAGTCGACGCCCAGCCACTGCAGATAGTCCAGTTTGGCGGTCAGCCCATTGAGGTCGCCGACGCCGTCACCGTTGCTGTCCTGGAAGGAGCGGACGAGGACCTCGTAGAAGACCGCGCGCTTGAACCACTCCGGGTCCCGGTCCTTGGCGGGAGTGTCCTCGAAGGTGTCCTGGACGGGCTCGTTGACGATCATGTTGTGGGTGACCCTCCGATCTGCGGGGTGGACGGTCGCAGGACGCTGAAGACGTGCGCGGGCACACGGCCCGGCTCGAGGCGCACATAGTTGTTCCTGCCCCAGTGATAGGTCTCGCCGGTGAGCTCGTCGCGCACCGGCACCGACTCGTGCCATTCCAGGCCGAGTTGCGGCATGTCCAACGAGACCGTGGCCTCCTGGGTGTGGTGAGGGTCGAGGTTGACGACGACCAGAACGGTGTTCGAGCCCCGCCGCTTCGAATACGCGATCACCGCTTCCTGGTCCGCGTGGTGGAAGTGGAGGTCGCGCAGCTGTCGCAGGGCCGGGTTCGCGCGCCGGATGGCGTTGAGCCGGGTGATGAGGGGGGTGAGGGTGCGGCCTTCGCGTTCGGCGGCTTCCCAGTCGCGGGGTTTGAGCTGGTACTTCTCCGAGTCGAGGTACTCCTCGCTGCCCTCCCTGATCGGGGTGTTCTCGCACAGTTCGTAGCCGCTGTAGATGCCCCAGGTGGGGGAGAGGGTGGCGGCCAGTACGGCCCGTGCCTCGAAGGCGGGGCGGCCGCCGTGCTGGAGGTAGGCGTGCAGGATGTCGGGGGTGTTGGTGAAGAAGTTGGGCCGCATGTAGGCGGCCGCTTCCCCGGAGAGTTCGGTGAGGTAGTCGGTCAGTTCCTGCTTGCTGTTGCGCCAGGTGAAGTAGGTGTAGGACTGCTGGAAGCCGATCTGGGCCAGGGTGTGCATCATCGCCGGGCGGGTGAACGCCTCGGCCAGGAAGATCACGTCGGGGTCGGTGCGGTTGATGTCGGCGATCACCCGCTCCCAGAAGACGACCGGTTTGGTGTGCGGGTTGTCGACGCGGAAGATCCGCACCCCGTGGTCCATCCAGTGCCGCAGGACGCGCAGGGTCTCGGCGATCAGGCCGTCCATGTCGGCGTCGAAGGCGATGGGGTAGATGTCCTGGTACTTCTTCGGCGGGTTCTCCGCGTACGCGATCGTGCCGTCGGGGCGGTGATGGAACCACTCGGGGTGTTTGTGTACCCAGGGGTGGTCGGGGGAGCACTGCAGGGCGAAGTCCAGCGCGATCTCCAGCCCCACCTCGCGGGCTCGGGTCACGAAGTGGTCGAAGTCCTCGAGGGTGCCCAGGTCGGGGTGGACGGCGTCGTGGCCGCCCTCGGGGGAGCCGATGGCCCAGGGCACGCCGACGTCGTCGGGTCCGGCGGAGAGGGTGTTGTTGCGGCCTTTGCGGAAGGTGGTGCCGATGGGGTGGATCGGGGGCAGGTAGACCACGTCGAAGCCCATGGCCGCGATCGCGGGCAGGCGGCGGGCGGCGGTGCGGAAGGTGCCGTGCGGGCGTTCGGGGGTGCCTTCGGAGCGGGGGAAGAACTCGTACCAGGAGCCGTACAGGGCGCGTTCGCGTTCCACCCGCAGCGGCAGGGTCTGGGAGGCGGTGACCAGTTCCCGCAGCGGATGCCGGGCCAGCACCGCGTCCACCTCCGGCGTCAACGCGGCGGCGAGACGCGTCGCGACCGGCAGGGAGTCGTCGCGCAACACCTCCACAGCCGCCAGCACCGCCGCCCGCGCCGGGCCCGCCGGGACTCCGGCCGCCGCCCGCTCGTACAGGTCGGCGCCCTCCTCCAGGACCAGTTCCGTGTCCATCCCCGCCGGGATCTTGATCTGCGCGTGGTGCCGCCAGGTGGTGACCGGGTCGCTCCAGGCCTCGACGCGATACGTCCAGTTGCCCACGACGTCGGGGGTGACCTCGGCGCCCCACCGGTCGGTGCCGGGGGCGAGTTCCCGCATCGGCGTCCAGGGCCCCGGCCGGCCCTGAGGATCCTTCAGTACGACGTTGGCGGCGACGGCGTCGTGCCCCTCGCGGAACACGGTGGCCGAGATCTCGAAGGTCTCGCCGGTCACCGCCTTGGCGGGCCTGCGTCCGTGCTGGACGACCGGGCGGACGTCGAGTACGGGTATGCGCCCGATGGCCGTGGCCTCGCCCGCGGAGGGTGGCTCCAGGGCGAAGGCGTCCGGCGGTCCGGCGTCGACCGGGCGCACGGGGCGTGCTTCGGTGGGGGATGTCGGAGGTGCTGACGAGTGGTGCGTGGCGGGCATGACCGCTCCTGTCCGCGTCAACGTGGGTGGGCGGATGGCTGTGGGGAGGTGGGTCCTGCGTGGTGTCCCTGGAGACTCTATGCGCGGGGCGTACCGGAGGAGCCTTCCCACCCTATTCGGGTGGGCAATCCGGCACTTTGTTAACTACTCACGCGTATGTCTACACACAAGACCGGCCCCGTTCTGGCCGAACGGGGCCGGTGCCGGGACTTGGCCGGTCTGTGGCTGGTGGTTGGCCGCTGTCAGCGCGGTACTTGCAGAAGTTTGTTCGGTGAGCCGAGTCCCCGTCCGGAGACCTTTCCGGACGCGGCCTGCGCGACCAGTGCCTTGCCGACCTGGGCGGGCGTGGCCTTGCGATGGTCCGCGAGATACAGCGCGGCCGCGCCCGCCGCGTGCGGCGACGCCATCGACGTACCGGAGAAGGTCGCCCGGCTCGTGTTGCTCGTGTGGGACGCGGACGTGATGGCCACGCCCGGGGCGAACAGGTCGAGCGCCGCGCCGAAGTTGGAGAAGCCCGGTTTCGTGTCCTGCCTGTCGGTCGCGCCCACCGTGATCGCCTGCGGCACACCGGCGGGGGAGTAGAGGCCGGCCGGCAGCCCGTCGTTGCCCGCGGCGACCGTGTAGGTCACACCGGACGCGATGGAGTTGCGTACGGCGGCGTCGAGCTGGGCGTTGTAGTAGCCCCCCAGGCTGAGGTTGGCGACCGCGGGTTTCCTGGCGTGTTTTGTCACCCAGTCGATGCCGGCGATGACGCGGGCGGTGGTGCCCGCGCCGGCGTTGTCGAGGACGCGTACGGCGACGACCTTGGCCTTCTTGGCGACGCCGTACGTCGTGCCGGCGACGGTACCGGCGACATGCGTGCCGTGTCCGTTGCCGTCGTTCGCCGTCCTGTCGTTGCCGACGAAGTCCCAGCCGTGACTCGCCCGGCCGCCGAAGTCCTTGTGCGTGGTCCGGATGCCGGTGTCGATCACGTACACCGTCACACCGGCGCCCCCGGACTCCGGCCAGGTGTAGTTCTTGTTCAGCGGCAGGTTCCGCTGGTCGATGCGGTCCAGGCCCCAGGACGGCGGGTTCTTCTGGGTGTGGTCTAGGGCCTGTGTCGAAAGTGGCGTCGTCCGCCCGGAGGGCGGGCCGGGCGGCGTCTGGTGCGTGCTCTCGGCGTGCCGGGCGGAAGCCCTCGTACTGGATGTACTTGGGCTTTCGCCCGGTGCGGCGAGAGTGCGTGCCGGGCGTCGCCCGGCAGGCGCCACTTTCGACACAGGCCCTAGGGCTACACGGGTGTCCTGGACGACCGAGGCGACGCGGGAGTCGGCCGCGAGGCGCCTGGCCTGTCTCTCGTTCGCCTGCACGGCGTAGCCGTTGAGGACCGTGCCGTAGGTGTGGCTGATTTTCGCCCCGTATGTCTCGGCGAGGTCCTTTCCGGCCGCCGAGGGAGCCTTCGTTCCTCCCTTGAGCGTCACCAGGTAACTTCCGCTGACGGAGCCGGGCTGTCCGGCGCCGAGTATCCGCCCCTCCGGTGCGGCGTGCGCGGGCAGGGTGATGGCCGAAAGGGCCGCGGCACAGGTCACCGCGGTCAGGCCCCCCGCCCGGCGCAGACGCCGCGTTCGCGTCCGTGCCATGGCTGTGTACCCCCTCCTCAACTCGGCGCACAGCGGCCTAGGTTGGCCGTGTGTACGGCTGTCCGGACCGGTACGCCGGTGATGGCAGCCTCTCGCGTGGGGTGAAGTACCACAAGGACGCCTACAGGGGCGGAACCGGCCAAATCGGCTTGGCCGAACTGGGTCACTTCGCAGCCGACTGAGTCGGGCGGTTCGTGGGCATGCCCGGAGGGCTGGGGGCGGAGCCCCAGCGAGTGAGACAACAACACCGGTACCGTCAAGAGAGACGACGACGCAGCAGGCGTCCCATTCAGCGAACGCGTTGAGGTGGCAAGTGAAGGCGATCCGTCGATTCACCGTCCGACCCGTCCTCCCGGAGCCCCTGCAGCCACTCAGTGACCTCGCGCGCAACCTGCGCTGGTCCTGGCACGCGGAGACCCGCGACCTCTTCCAGTCCGTCGACCCCGAGCGCTGGGCGGTCTCCGGCGGCGACCCCGTACGGCTCCTCGGCAGCGTCCGCCCGGCACGACTGACCGAACTAGCCGAGGACCGGCCCTTCCTGCGCCGCCTCTCCGCGGTCGCCGACGACCTCCACGACTACGTCACGGGCGAGCGCTGGTACCAGACCCAGGCCGCCGAACTCCCCGCCGCCATCGCCTACTTCTCACCCGAGTTCGGCATCACGGCCGCCCTGCCCCAGTACTCCGGCGGCCTCGGCATCCTCGCCGGCGACCACCTCAAGGCGGCCAGCGACCTCGGCGTACCCCTCATCGGCGTCGGGCTGCTCTACCGGCACGGCTACTTCCGCCAGACCCTCTCCCGGGACGGCTGGCAGCAGGAGCACTATCCGGTGCTCGACCCCAACGAACTGCCCCTCACCCAGCTGAAGGAGTCCGACGGCACCCCCGCCCGGGTCTGCCTCGCCCTGCCCGGCGGCAAGCAGCTGCACGCCCGGATCTGGCTGGCCCAGGTCGGCCGCGTGCCCCTGCTGATGCTGGACTCGGACGTCGAGGAGAACGACCTCGGCGAACGCGGGGTGACCGACCGGCTCTACGGCGGCGGCAGCGAGCACCGCCTCCTCCAGGAGATGCTGCTGGGCATAGGCGGAGTCAGGGCCGTACGGACGTACTGCCGCCTCACCGGCCACCCTGCCCCCGAGGTCTTCCACACCAACGAGGGCCACGCGGGCTTCCTCGGCCTGGAACGGATCGCCGAGCTCTCCGCCGAGGGGCTGGACTTCGACTCCTCCCTCGAAGCGGTCCGCGCCGGCACCGTCTTCACCACCCACACCCCCGTCCCGGCCGGCATCGACCGCTTCGACCGCGAACTGGTCGCCCGCCACTTCGGCCCCGAGGCCGAGCTCCCGCGCATCGACGTCGAACGCATCCTGCACCTGGGCATGGAGACCTACCCTGGCGGTGAACCCAACCTCTTCAACATGGCCGTGATGGGCCTGCGCCTCGCCCAGCGCGCCAACGGCGTCTCGCTCCTGCACGGAGGGGTGAGCCGGGAGATGTTCTCGGGACTGTGGCCGGGCTTCGACCCCGACGAGGTGCCGATCACCTCCGTCACCAACGGCGTGCACGCCCCCACCTGGGTCGCCCCCGAGGTCTTCCGGCTCGGCGCCCGGCAGATCGGCGCCCAGCGCACCGAGGACGCCATGACCGTCGGCGGCTCGGACCGCTGGGACGCGGTCGCGGACATCCCCGACCAGGACATCTGGGAGCTGCGCCGCAACCTGCGCGAGCAACTGGTGACGGAGGTACGGGAGCGGCTGCGCGCCTCCTGGCGGCAACGCGGCGCGGGCACGGCCGAGCTGGGCTGGATCGACGGCGTCCTCGACCCCGACGTCCTCACGATCGGATTCGCGCGCCGAGTCCCGTCGTACAAGCGTCTCACCCTCATGCTCCGCGACCGGGACCGCTTGATGGACCTCCTCCTGCACCCGGAACACCCGATCCAGATCGTCGTGGCGGGCAAGGCGCACCCGGCGGACGACGGCGGCAAACGCCTGGTCCAGGAGCTGGTCCGCTTCGCCGACGACCCGAGGGTCCGCCACCGCATCGTCTTCCTCCCCGACTACGGCATGGCCATGGCCCAGAAGCTCTACCCCGGCTGCGACATCTGGCTGAACAACCCCCTGCGCCCCCTGGAGGCCTGCGGCACGTCCGGCATGAAGGCGGCGTTGAACGGCTGCCTCAACCTCTCGGTCCTGGACGGCTGGTGGGACGAGTGGTTCCAGCCGGACTTCGGCTGGTCGATCCCCACGGCGGACGGCGCCGGCACGGACGCCGACCGCCGCGACGCCATAGAGGCCGCGGCGCTCTACGACCTCCTCGAACAGCGCGTGACCCCGCGCTTCTACGAACGCGGCCAAGGCGGGCTGCCGGACCGCTGGATCGAAATGGTCCGCCAGACCCTCACCCTGCTCGGCCCGAAGGTGCTGGCGGGCCGCATGGTCCGCGAGTACGTCGAACGCCTCTACGCCCCCGCGGCCCACGCCCACCGCACACTGGATCCCGACTCGGCACGCGAACTGGCCGAATGGAAGTCCCGCCTGCGCTCCTCCTGGCACGGCGTCACGGTCGACCACGTCGAGACGACCGCCGCGACCTCCACGGCCGAACTGGGCACCACCCTCGGCGTCCGCGTCCGCGTCGGCCTCGGCGACCTCGGCCCGGACGACGTCGAGGTCCAGGCGGTCTCGGGCCGCGTCGACGAGGAGGACCACATCACGGACGCCACGACGGTCCCCCTGAAACCGGCGGGCGGCCCGGACGCGGAGGGCCGCTGGGCCTACGAGGGCCCCCTGTCCCTGGACCGCACGGGCCCGTACGGCTACACGGTCCGGATCCTTCCCGCGCACCGGCTGCTGGCGTCCAGTGCGGAGTTGGGGCTCGTGGTGGTGCCTTCGGAGGATGTGGTGGAGGGGGCGGGGGTTTTGATGCGGTGAGCGGGAGTACCGCGGGGCCGGAAGGTCAGAGGGACTCGTCGCGCTGATCGAACCGCTCCATGAGACTCTCCAGTTCGGCATTGAGTTCGTCCGCCATCACCTTCAGGTTGTATTCGGCGCCTGCCAGGAGTTCCCGCACCTCGGCGGGCACGAGATCGAGCTTGACCAGGTCGTGGTTCAGGAGGATCTTCCGGAAGGCCTGCTGGTCGAGCTCCAGCTCGTGCACGTCCGGGACGTAAGGGGCCTTGGGGATGGACAGGCCCAGGGTGAAGCGGGGATCCCTGGGCTTGTTGTCCTGTTTCCGACGCAGGGGCAGCACCCGGACCCTGGGCTTGATCCTGATCCCGGCCGCCTGCTTCGACCGGGCCCGCAGGTGGGCGCGCCAGCGCGGCCAGCGGGTGCGGCGCAGTTCCTTCCGCTCCGCGCGGCGACGGCGGGTTCGGGCCAGCGCGTGAGCCTCCCGGGTCAGGGTCCTCCACACGTCGACCCCTGCCCCGGCGAACAAGGCCAGGTCCGCGATCTCGGACAGCAGCGGCCCCACGGCCGAAGCGAACTCGCGTTGCGTCGTGGCCAGTTGCCGGTAGAGGAGTGTCGCGGTCACCGCACACCGGACCGCTTCGACGTGCCGTCCCCTCCGGCCGAGCACTTGGGCACGGGTGCGCAGCACGCGGGCGAGCGTCGGGCGGTAGATCGTGGGTTGGTCCTCCACCAGCTGCAGTGTCACGCGCAGACACTCGTCGAGGACCAGACCCGCCTCCTGGGTCTGGTCGAGCTCACCCAGCTCCAGGGCCTGGTTGTGGAGCGACTCGACCAGGGCGGGTAGGTAGGCGTCCGGGTAGGCCTGGGCGAGTCTGCGGCGGATACGCACCGCCTGGGTCACCGCTTCGACGGCCGGGGGCCCCGGGGAGAGGCGGTTCGCCCGGTTGTGCAGTGCGCCCGCGAGGAGGGCGAGATGGTGCCGCGTGGGACGATCGCGCACCAGTTCTTCCAAGATCTCCACGGCTTCCTCGCTGACCGCGCGCGCCTCCTGTGGCAGATCCCGCTCGGCCAGCACCACGGACAGGTTGTTGAGCGCCTGCCCCAGCCGGGCCCGGTGCGCCACCGTCGAGGTCGGCGTCGTTGCCCCCGGCGTCGCCGGCTCGCCCGCCACCAGCTGCCGGTTGACCTGGACCGCCTCGGCGCAGTCCGCCAGCGCCTCCCGGTACCGCCGTAGTTCGGACAGTGCGGCCCAGCGCACGCCCAGTGAGTCGGCCAGCAGCGGCAGATACGCGGCCGGATCGCTGCGCGCGAGCGCCCGGTAGAGCCGTACCGCCCGGCGGCTCGACTCCACTACGTCTGCCCAGCGGCGCACGGAGCTCAGCCGCACCGCGTAGTTGTGCTCGGCGCGCGCCAAGCCGGCCCGGATGTGCGCGGGCGCGAACGCCGGGACGCCGCGGGCGAGGCGAGCCCGGTGGCGGTGCGCCTTGACCAGTTGCCGGGCGAGTTCCAGAGCCTGTTCGCCCAGCAGCCGACTGCGGTCGGGCACCGCCGCATGAAGGTTCTCCAGCAGGTCGAGCGGCAGATCTCTGCGCGCGGTCAGCAGGCGCAGCGCGTCCAGCAGGAAGCCCGGGTTCTCGGAGCGCCCCGCGACCACTGCGGCGGGCACGGCCAGCGCGGCCGGATGGGCGACGATCAGCCGCTCCACCTTCCGGTCCAGGTCCGGACAAGGGCAGCCCGCCTGGGCCGTCGCCCGGGCCAGCACGGTCAGCGCCCGTTCGGCCTCCCGCCCGCGCAGGTGCGGCAACAGTCCGGTCAGCAGGTCGTTGTTGTCCCGGATCCGCAGGGCCACGTGGTACTCGCCGAGCAGATCGGGTTCCAACGCACCCCAGTAGGACGACT
The nucleotide sequence above comes from Streptomyces sp. NL15-2K. Encoded proteins:
- a CDS encoding alpha-1,4-glucan--maltose-1-phosphate maltosyltransferase produces the protein MPATHHSSAPPTSPTEARPVRPVDAGPPDAFALEPPSAGEATAIGRIPVLDVRPVVQHGRRPAKAVTGETFEISATVFREGHDAVAANVVLKDPQGRPGPWTPMRELAPGTDRWGAEVTPDVVGNWTYRVEAWSDPVTTWRHHAQIKIPAGMDTELVLEEGADLYERAAAGVPAGPARAAVLAAVEVLRDDSLPVATRLAAALTPEVDAVLARHPLRELVTASQTLPLRVERERALYGSWYEFFPRSEGTPERPHGTFRTAARRLPAIAAMGFDVVYLPPIHPIGTTFRKGRNNTLSAGPDDVGVPWAIGSPEGGHDAVHPDLGTLEDFDHFVTRAREVGLEIALDFALQCSPDHPWVHKHPEWFHHRPDGTIAYAENPPKKYQDIYPIAFDADMDGLIAETLRVLRHWMDHGVRIFRVDNPHTKPVVFWERVIADINRTDPDVIFLAEAFTRPAMMHTLAQIGFQQSYTYFTWRNSKQELTDYLTELSGEAAAYMRPNFFTNTPDILHAYLQHGGRPAFEARAVLAATLSPTWGIYSGYELCENTPIREGSEEYLDSEKYQLKPRDWEAAEREGRTLTPLITRLNAIRRANPALRQLRDLHFHHADQEAVIAYSKRRGSNTVLVVVNLDPHHTQEATVSLDMPQLGLEWHESVPVRDELTGETYHWGRNNYVRLEPGRVPAHVFSVLRPSTPQIGGSPTT
- a CDS encoding S8 family peptidase, with translation MARTRTRRLRRAGGLTAVTCAAALSAITLPAHAAPEGRILGAGQPGSVSGSYLVTLKGGTKAPSAAGKDLAETYGAKISHTYGTVLNGYAVQANERQARRLAADSRVASVVQDTRVALGPVSKVAPAGRRPARTLAAPGESPSTSSTRASARHAESTHQTPPGPPSGRTTPLSTQALDHTQKNPPSWGLDRIDQRNLPLNKNYTWPESGGAGVTVYVIDTGIRTTHKDFGGRASHGWDFVGNDRTANDGNGHGTHVAGTVAGTTYGVAKKAKVVAVRVLDNAGAGTTARVIAGIDWVTKHARKPAVANLSLGGYYNAQLDAAVRNSIASGVTYTVAAGNDGLPAGLYSPAGVPQAITVGATDRQDTKPGFSNFGAALDLFAPGVAITSASHTSNTSRATFSGTSMASPHAAGAAALYLADHRKATPAQVGKALVAQAASGKVSGRGLGSPNKLLQVPR
- a CDS encoding glycosyltransferase family 1 protein, whose product is MKAIRRFTVRPVLPEPLQPLSDLARNLRWSWHAETRDLFQSVDPERWAVSGGDPVRLLGSVRPARLTELAEDRPFLRRLSAVADDLHDYVTGERWYQTQAAELPAAIAYFSPEFGITAALPQYSGGLGILAGDHLKAASDLGVPLIGVGLLYRHGYFRQTLSRDGWQQEHYPVLDPNELPLTQLKESDGTPARVCLALPGGKQLHARIWLAQVGRVPLLMLDSDVEENDLGERGVTDRLYGGGSEHRLLQEMLLGIGGVRAVRTYCRLTGHPAPEVFHTNEGHAGFLGLERIAELSAEGLDFDSSLEAVRAGTVFTTHTPVPAGIDRFDRELVARHFGPEAELPRIDVERILHLGMETYPGGEPNLFNMAVMGLRLAQRANGVSLLHGGVSREMFSGLWPGFDPDEVPITSVTNGVHAPTWVAPEVFRLGARQIGAQRTEDAMTVGGSDRWDAVADIPDQDIWELRRNLREQLVTEVRERLRASWRQRGAGTAELGWIDGVLDPDVLTIGFARRVPSYKRLTLMLRDRDRLMDLLLHPEHPIQIVVAGKAHPADDGGKRLVQELVRFADDPRVRHRIVFLPDYGMAMAQKLYPGCDIWLNNPLRPLEACGTSGMKAALNGCLNLSVLDGWWDEWFQPDFGWSIPTADGAGTDADRRDAIEAAALYDLLEQRVTPRFYERGQGGLPDRWIEMVRQTLTLLGPKVLAGRMVREYVERLYAPAAHAHRTLDPDSARELAEWKSRLRSSWHGVTVDHVETTAATSTAELGTTLGVRVRVGLGDLGPDDVEVQAVSGRVDEEDHITDATTVPLKPAGGPDAEGRWAYEGPLSLDRTGPYGYTVRILPAHRLLASSAELGLVVVPSEDVVEGAGVLMR
- a CDS encoding serine protease; the encoded protein is MNRSRLAAVRTSIKGKHNRISSGCVIAPRLVLTAGHALQPQTAAMSVAHVRVQVQLFTGRQLAPADIVWDGRPAGLDAAVLRVEPGRWPDDIADSSVRFGQFVTLRAGQDADALGFARVQGARRPDGLETAQVSGTVSPGDGMLGEHWELTVDRAPAALGTSPWSGMSGAALWSGPLVCGVVTVDLAHWNHGKLQVVPAHRLLRQEELRELLRQELGYVPVAEAVELEALCEPAVPSRSPRLPSELLRPQAEAVPFTGREHELGEFREWCAEGGGLATRLITGRGGQGKSRFARELSVTMATRGWVTAQLRESDAERAELVKGLQALTAVDQRMLLVMDYAETSPELVGNVLETLKARGGHHSVRMVLIARSAGEWWEQLPGATRHSAGVLSGARTVELHDVATTSAERARMYRAAVRALARRLPDLRELTEYARVDWGAVARAVLAWSYRDTCNGSALDLHMRALLDLLTAADRQVAGRAQPREERGAQARVELDVQAQLLGHEQRYWKRTAGSWPKLDGLDQDVLADAVAVATLTRAADPERATELLSLVPGLAQERVAAAAEWLHELYPPVESSYWGALEPDLLGEYHVALRIRDNNDLLTGLLPHLRGREAERALTVLARATAQAGCPCPDLDRKVERLIVAHPAALAVPAAVVAGRSENPGFLLDALRLLTARRDLPLDLLENLHAAVPDRSRLLGEQALELARQLVKAHRHRARLARGVPAFAPAHIRAGLARAEHNYAVRLSSVRRWADVVESSRRAVRLYRALARSDPAAYLPLLADSLGVRWAALSELRRYREALADCAEAVQVNRQLVAGEPATPGATTPTSTVAHRARLGQALNNLSVVLAERDLPQEARAVSEEAVEILEELVRDRPTRHHLALLAGALHNRANRLSPGPPAVEAVTQAVRIRRRLAQAYPDAYLPALVESLHNQALELGELDQTQEAGLVLDECLRVTLQLVEDQPTIYRPTLARVLRTRAQVLGRRGRHVEAVRCAVTATLLYRQLATTQREFASAVGPLLSEIADLALFAGAGVDVWRTLTREAHALARTRRRRAERKELRRTRWPRWRAHLRARSKQAAGIRIKPRVRVLPLRRKQDNKPRDPRFTLGLSIPKAPYVPDVHELELDQQAFRKILLNHDLVKLDLVPAEVRELLAGAEYNLKVMADELNAELESLMERFDQRDESL